In the genome of Dryobates pubescens isolate bDryPub1 chromosome 18, bDryPub1.pri, whole genome shotgun sequence, one region contains:
- the MAP7D3 gene encoding MAP7 domain-containing protein 3 isoform X1, whose translation MHRTLERNQRLETRQKRWSWGGSVTPDSESKPEQQTADEGGTDGSKRSTSTANLKQTEAVMTKRLSSSAALLNASERSTTKRSASLNRLNNKVPLHSQQSALKGSQVEQKGGAEKKRSTSLSRMSSKPQSSPDLEKVKKEEKTARRSQLSPLDSSVISRLLAPTQASLARSKSAAALSADGQDPSASHLCPRSASASSINSPAPAPKVPVRSRSIDRLKSSLSSSDASSPDSTQKSEPEKPSPGSGFRRPPSPSVSAHRRSPSPANVVKRPPSPSTLRQKTRPPSPSVAKQRPPSPTPVSKPAPIQRPPLTPGVLNITKKKTEVESKPKDKSTEGTGQEQGASPALDRDAVAASPKTKEESGSKTVAGTTTAEEAAKILAEKRRLAREQREREDQERVQRQEEERIREEGMARRALEEKARQEEELRRQEEEKKLAHEEQQRQAEEERTRREQEEQEKLAELQHQREEAEAKAQEEAERQRLERERIMQQNMQERLERKKRIEEIMKRTRKSDQHESKLQNEGKAASEAMEGEDIEEEEELSLEKTDQPGKLNGVDLPQDVKEEEEEEGGLETAHSLISAEAEEQDVSELKATEVFMNGGDLKSVAELQDSSHPAKEAVVDEPGKLGVKEADHTRGLIPNLNGKSGSWTLEEFIDGVHSRSAKLSSDSISAGDCKHNLNDAATTLPSSPKLAFEEDGAVNSLTKPIDASSEL comes from the exons GCAGCAAGAGGTCCACCTCCACAGCAAACCTGAAGCAGACCGAAGCTGTCATGACCAAGCGGTTGTCATCCTCTGCGGCGCTCCTCAACGCTTCCGAGCGAA GTACCACAAAGAGGAGTGCCTCATTAAACAGGCTGAATAACAAAGTTCCTCTACATTCGCAGCAGTCAGCACTCAAAGGTTCACAGGTGGAACAGAAAG GAGGagcagaaaagaagaggagcaCATCTTTGAGTAGAATGAGTAGTAAACCCCAGTCCTCTCCAGACCTagaaaaagtgaaaaaggaagaaaaaacag CTCGCCGCTCCCAGCTCAGTCCCCTGGACAGTAGCGTAATCAGTCGCCTCCTCGCCCCCACACAGGCCTCTTTAGCTAGGAGTAAAAGTGCTGCTGCATTGTCGGCTGATGGACAAGATCCCTCAG CATCTCACCTCTGTCCTCGTTCAGCTTCAGCCAGTTCCATCaattccccagccccagctcctaaAGTGCCCGTGCGCAGTCGTAGCATCGACAGGTTGAAGTCCTCTCTGTCTTCATCTGATGCAAGCTCACCAGATTCAACTCAG AAATCAGAACCTGAAAAGCCATCCCCAGGGTCTGGCTTCAGGCGCCCTCCCTCACCATCTGTGTCTGCCCATAGAAGATCCCCGTCTCCTGCTAACGTGGTGAAGCGTCCTCCCTCACCATCTAcacttag GCAAAAGACTCGCCCACCTTCACCGAGCGTGGCGAAGCAAAGGCCACCGTCTCCGACGCCAGTCTCTAAACCAGCACCCATCCAACGGCCACCTCTCACACCAGGTGTTCTAAACATTaccaaaaagaaaactgaagtagAGAGCAAACCAAAGGATAAGAGCACAGAAGGAACAGGGCAAGAACAAGGTGCTTCACCGGCCTTGGACAGAGATGCTGTAGCAGCTAGCCCAAAGACCAAAGAAG AATCAGGTAGCAAAACTGTAGCAGGGACCACcacagctgaagaagctgctaaAATCTTAGCAGAGAAACGGCGTCTAGCACGGGAGCAGCGAGAGCGGGAAGACCAAGAAAGAGTTCAGAGACAGGAAGAGGAAAG AATCAGAGAAGAAGGGATGGCCAGGAGAGCCCTTGAGGAGAAGGCCcggcaggaggaggagctgcgcaggcaggaggaggagaagaagctgGCTCACGAGGAACAGCAGagacaggctgaggaggagaggaccCGCAGAgaacaggaggagcaggaaaagCTGGCAGAGCTTCAGCACCAG AGAGAAGAAGCTGAAGCAAAAGCTcaagaggaggcagaaagacagaggctggaaagggagagaatTATGCAGCAGAACATGCAGGAAAGGCTTGAGAGAAAGAAG AGGATTGAAGAAATAATGAAGAGGACGCGGAAATCGGATCAGCACGAATCCAAG TTGCAGAATGAAGGGAAAGCTGCCTCTGAGGCCATGGAGGGAGAGGATattgaagaggaggaagagctgagtCTCGAGAAGACTGATCAGCCAG GAAAGCTAAATGGTGTTGACTTACCCCAGGAtgtcaaggaggaggaggaggaggagggtggttTAGAAACTGCACACAGCTTGATCTCTGCAGAAGCTGAGGAACAAGATGTGTCAGAGCTGAAGGCCACTGAAGTGTTTATGAATGGAGGTGACTTGAAAAGTGTTGCTGAATTACAGGATTCCAG cCATCCTGCAAAAGAAGCAGTGGTTGATGAGCCAGGGAAGCTGGGGGTTAAGGAAGCTGACCATACAAGGGGACTCATTCCGAATCTGAATGGCAAATCTGGCTCCTGGACTTTGGAGGAGTTCATCGACGGAGTACATTCCAGGTCAGCTAAGCTGAGCTCAGacagcatctctgctggggaCTGCAAACACAACTTGAATGATGCTGCTACTACCTTACCTTCTAGTCCCAAATTGGCTTTTGAGGAAGATGGTGCAGTGAATTCATTGACCAAACCTATAGATGCTTCATCAG AACTGTGA
- the MAP7D3 gene encoding MAP7 domain-containing protein 3 isoform X2, which yields MHRTLERNQRLETRQKRWSWGGSVTPDSESKPEQQTADEGGTDGSKRSTSTANLKQTEAVMTKRLSSSAALLNASERSTTKRSASLNRLNNKVPLHSQQSALKGSQVEQKGGAEKKRSTSLSRMSSKPQSSPDLEKVKKEEKTARRSQLSPLDSSVISRLLAPTQASLARSKSAAALSADGQDPSASASSINSPAPAPKVPVRSRSIDRLKSSLSSSDASSPDSTQKSEPEKPSPGSGFRRPPSPSVSAHRRSPSPANVVKRPPSPSTLRQKTRPPSPSVAKQRPPSPTPVSKPAPIQRPPLTPGVLNITKKKTEVESKPKDKSTEGTGQEQGASPALDRDAVAASPKTKEESGSKTVAGTTTAEEAAKILAEKRRLAREQREREDQERVQRQEEERIREEGMARRALEEKARQEEELRRQEEEKKLAHEEQQRQAEEERTRREQEEQEKLAELQHQREEAEAKAQEEAERQRLERERIMQQNMQERLERKKRIEEIMKRTRKSDQHESKLQNEGKAASEAMEGEDIEEEEELSLEKTDQPGKLNGVDLPQDVKEEEEEEGGLETAHSLISAEAEEQDVSELKATEVFMNGGDLKSVAELQDSSHPAKEAVVDEPGKLGVKEADHTRGLIPNLNGKSGSWTLEEFIDGVHSRSAKLSSDSISAGDCKHNLNDAATTLPSSPKLAFEEDGAVNSLTKPIDASSGNPS from the exons GCAGCAAGAGGTCCACCTCCACAGCAAACCTGAAGCAGACCGAAGCTGTCATGACCAAGCGGTTGTCATCCTCTGCGGCGCTCCTCAACGCTTCCGAGCGAA GTACCACAAAGAGGAGTGCCTCATTAAACAGGCTGAATAACAAAGTTCCTCTACATTCGCAGCAGTCAGCACTCAAAGGTTCACAGGTGGAACAGAAAG GAGGagcagaaaagaagaggagcaCATCTTTGAGTAGAATGAGTAGTAAACCCCAGTCCTCTCCAGACCTagaaaaagtgaaaaaggaagaaaaaacag CTCGCCGCTCCCAGCTCAGTCCCCTGGACAGTAGCGTAATCAGTCGCCTCCTCGCCCCCACACAGGCCTCTTTAGCTAGGAGTAAAAGTGCTGCTGCATTGTCGGCTGATGGACAAGATCCCTCAG CTTCAGCCAGTTCCATCaattccccagccccagctcctaaAGTGCCCGTGCGCAGTCGTAGCATCGACAGGTTGAAGTCCTCTCTGTCTTCATCTGATGCAAGCTCACCAGATTCAACTCAG AAATCAGAACCTGAAAAGCCATCCCCAGGGTCTGGCTTCAGGCGCCCTCCCTCACCATCTGTGTCTGCCCATAGAAGATCCCCGTCTCCTGCTAACGTGGTGAAGCGTCCTCCCTCACCATCTAcacttag GCAAAAGACTCGCCCACCTTCACCGAGCGTGGCGAAGCAAAGGCCACCGTCTCCGACGCCAGTCTCTAAACCAGCACCCATCCAACGGCCACCTCTCACACCAGGTGTTCTAAACATTaccaaaaagaaaactgaagtagAGAGCAAACCAAAGGATAAGAGCACAGAAGGAACAGGGCAAGAACAAGGTGCTTCACCGGCCTTGGACAGAGATGCTGTAGCAGCTAGCCCAAAGACCAAAGAAG AATCAGGTAGCAAAACTGTAGCAGGGACCACcacagctgaagaagctgctaaAATCTTAGCAGAGAAACGGCGTCTAGCACGGGAGCAGCGAGAGCGGGAAGACCAAGAAAGAGTTCAGAGACAGGAAGAGGAAAG AATCAGAGAAGAAGGGATGGCCAGGAGAGCCCTTGAGGAGAAGGCCcggcaggaggaggagctgcgcaggcaggaggaggagaagaagctgGCTCACGAGGAACAGCAGagacaggctgaggaggagaggaccCGCAGAgaacaggaggagcaggaaaagCTGGCAGAGCTTCAGCACCAG AGAGAAGAAGCTGAAGCAAAAGCTcaagaggaggcagaaagacagaggctggaaagggagagaatTATGCAGCAGAACATGCAGGAAAGGCTTGAGAGAAAGAAG AGGATTGAAGAAATAATGAAGAGGACGCGGAAATCGGATCAGCACGAATCCAAG TTGCAGAATGAAGGGAAAGCTGCCTCTGAGGCCATGGAGGGAGAGGATattgaagaggaggaagagctgagtCTCGAGAAGACTGATCAGCCAG GAAAGCTAAATGGTGTTGACTTACCCCAGGAtgtcaaggaggaggaggaggaggagggtggttTAGAAACTGCACACAGCTTGATCTCTGCAGAAGCTGAGGAACAAGATGTGTCAGAGCTGAAGGCCACTGAAGTGTTTATGAATGGAGGTGACTTGAAAAGTGTTGCTGAATTACAGGATTCCAG cCATCCTGCAAAAGAAGCAGTGGTTGATGAGCCAGGGAAGCTGGGGGTTAAGGAAGCTGACCATACAAGGGGACTCATTCCGAATCTGAATGGCAAATCTGGCTCCTGGACTTTGGAGGAGTTCATCGACGGAGTACATTCCAGGTCAGCTAAGCTGAGCTCAGacagcatctctgctggggaCTGCAAACACAACTTGAATGATGCTGCTACTACCTTACCTTCTAGTCCCAAATTGGCTTTTGAGGAAGATGGTGCAGTGAATTCATTGACCAAACCTATAGATGCTTCATCAGGTAATCCCAGCTGA
- the MAP7D3 gene encoding MAP7 domain-containing protein 3 isoform X3: MHRTLERNQRLETRQKRWSWGGSVTPDSESKPGSKRSTSTANLKQTEAVMTKRLSSSAALLNASERSTTKRSASLNRLNNKVPLHSQQSALKGSQVEQKGGAEKKRSTSLSRMSSKPQSSPDLEKVKKEEKTARRSQLSPLDSSVISRLLAPTQASLARSKSAAALSADGQDPSASHLCPRSASASSINSPAPAPKVPVRSRSIDRLKSSLSSSDASSPDSTQKSEPEKPSPGSGFRRPPSPSVSAHRRSPSPANVVKRPPSPSTLRQKTRPPSPSVAKQRPPSPTPVSKPAPIQRPPLTPGVLNITKKKTEVESKPKDKSTEGTGQEQGASPALDRDAVAASPKTKEESGSKTVAGTTTAEEAAKILAEKRRLAREQREREDQERVQRQEEERIREEGMARRALEEKARQEEELRRQEEEKKLAHEEQQRQAEEERTRREQEEQEKLAELQHQREEAEAKAQEEAERQRLERERIMQQNMQERLERKKRIEEIMKRTRKSDQHESKLQNEGKAASEAMEGEDIEEEEELSLEKTDQPGKLNGVDLPQDVKEEEEEEGGLETAHSLISAEAEEQDVSELKATEVFMNGGDLKSVAELQDSSHPAKEAVVDEPGKLGVKEADHTRGLIPNLNGKSGSWTLEEFIDGVHSRSAKLSSDSISAGDCKHNLNDAATTLPSSPKLAFEEDGAVNSLTKPIDASSGNPS, translated from the exons GCAGCAAGAGGTCCACCTCCACAGCAAACCTGAAGCAGACCGAAGCTGTCATGACCAAGCGGTTGTCATCCTCTGCGGCGCTCCTCAACGCTTCCGAGCGAA GTACCACAAAGAGGAGTGCCTCATTAAACAGGCTGAATAACAAAGTTCCTCTACATTCGCAGCAGTCAGCACTCAAAGGTTCACAGGTGGAACAGAAAG GAGGagcagaaaagaagaggagcaCATCTTTGAGTAGAATGAGTAGTAAACCCCAGTCCTCTCCAGACCTagaaaaagtgaaaaaggaagaaaaaacag CTCGCCGCTCCCAGCTCAGTCCCCTGGACAGTAGCGTAATCAGTCGCCTCCTCGCCCCCACACAGGCCTCTTTAGCTAGGAGTAAAAGTGCTGCTGCATTGTCGGCTGATGGACAAGATCCCTCAG CATCTCACCTCTGTCCTCGTTCAGCTTCAGCCAGTTCCATCaattccccagccccagctcctaaAGTGCCCGTGCGCAGTCGTAGCATCGACAGGTTGAAGTCCTCTCTGTCTTCATCTGATGCAAGCTCACCAGATTCAACTCAG AAATCAGAACCTGAAAAGCCATCCCCAGGGTCTGGCTTCAGGCGCCCTCCCTCACCATCTGTGTCTGCCCATAGAAGATCCCCGTCTCCTGCTAACGTGGTGAAGCGTCCTCCCTCACCATCTAcacttag GCAAAAGACTCGCCCACCTTCACCGAGCGTGGCGAAGCAAAGGCCACCGTCTCCGACGCCAGTCTCTAAACCAGCACCCATCCAACGGCCACCTCTCACACCAGGTGTTCTAAACATTaccaaaaagaaaactgaagtagAGAGCAAACCAAAGGATAAGAGCACAGAAGGAACAGGGCAAGAACAAGGTGCTTCACCGGCCTTGGACAGAGATGCTGTAGCAGCTAGCCCAAAGACCAAAGAAG AATCAGGTAGCAAAACTGTAGCAGGGACCACcacagctgaagaagctgctaaAATCTTAGCAGAGAAACGGCGTCTAGCACGGGAGCAGCGAGAGCGGGAAGACCAAGAAAGAGTTCAGAGACAGGAAGAGGAAAG AATCAGAGAAGAAGGGATGGCCAGGAGAGCCCTTGAGGAGAAGGCCcggcaggaggaggagctgcgcaggcaggaggaggagaagaagctgGCTCACGAGGAACAGCAGagacaggctgaggaggagaggaccCGCAGAgaacaggaggagcaggaaaagCTGGCAGAGCTTCAGCACCAG AGAGAAGAAGCTGAAGCAAAAGCTcaagaggaggcagaaagacagaggctggaaagggagagaatTATGCAGCAGAACATGCAGGAAAGGCTTGAGAGAAAGAAG AGGATTGAAGAAATAATGAAGAGGACGCGGAAATCGGATCAGCACGAATCCAAG TTGCAGAATGAAGGGAAAGCTGCCTCTGAGGCCATGGAGGGAGAGGATattgaagaggaggaagagctgagtCTCGAGAAGACTGATCAGCCAG GAAAGCTAAATGGTGTTGACTTACCCCAGGAtgtcaaggaggaggaggaggaggagggtggttTAGAAACTGCACACAGCTTGATCTCTGCAGAAGCTGAGGAACAAGATGTGTCAGAGCTGAAGGCCACTGAAGTGTTTATGAATGGAGGTGACTTGAAAAGTGTTGCTGAATTACAGGATTCCAG cCATCCTGCAAAAGAAGCAGTGGTTGATGAGCCAGGGAAGCTGGGGGTTAAGGAAGCTGACCATACAAGGGGACTCATTCCGAATCTGAATGGCAAATCTGGCTCCTGGACTTTGGAGGAGTTCATCGACGGAGTACATTCCAGGTCAGCTAAGCTGAGCTCAGacagcatctctgctggggaCTGCAAACACAACTTGAATGATGCTGCTACTACCTTACCTTCTAGTCCCAAATTGGCTTTTGAGGAAGATGGTGCAGTGAATTCATTGACCAAACCTATAGATGCTTCATCAGGTAATCCCAGCTGA